One Rhipicephalus microplus isolate Deutch F79 chromosome 4, USDA_Rmic, whole genome shotgun sequence genomic window carries:
- the LOC119172109 gene encoding ubiquitin-conjugating enzyme E2 Z yields the protein MMSKATGSAKALSSLMDMMQDQEAQAKAARNPPNFWDPISYEYEQPTPQCLLRAKRDIMDIYTQPPPGVFIAPEEENITKIHALVLGPFDTPYEGGFFHFIMKCPADYPIQPPRVRLMTTDGGRVRFNPNLYNNGKVCLSILGTWVGPAWSPAQCISSVLVSIQSLMTENPYYNEPGYESERWPGEAARYNTIIQHETIRVAVCNTVEACLQGNSPCPAPLREVILKSFPDFYNTYENVVKNHLHLSGSPMNDPFGDKRGVYQFSTLLTRLQSLNEQIKEKNEAANKKEKKEKKK from the exons ATGATGTCGAAAGCGACGGGGAGCGCGAAAGCGCTGAGCTCGTTGATGGACATGATGCAGGATCAGGAGGCGCAGGCCAAGGCAGCGCGGAATCCGCCAAACTTCTGGGACCCCATCTCGTACGAATATGAGCAGCCCACTCCGCAGTGTCTTCTCAGGGCTAAACG GGACATCATGGATATCTACACCCAGCCTCCCCCTGGAGTTTTCATTGCACCAGAGGAAGAAAACATAACCAAG ATCCATGCACTGGTTCTGGGCCCCTTTGACACCCCGTACGAGGGCGGATTTTTCCACTTCATTATGAAGTGTCCAGCAGACTACCCAATTCAGCCGCCACGGGTTCGGCTCATGACCACTGATGGAGGTCGGGTGCGCTTCAATCCAAACCTCTACAACAACGGCAAAGTGTGCCTCAGCATCCTCGG AACGTGGGTTGGACCTGCTTGGAGCCCTGCCCAGTGCATATCAAGCGTGCTGGTCTCCATTCAGTCTCTAATGACCGAGAATCCATACTACAATGAGCCTGGCTATGAATCG GAAAGATGGCCGGGCGAGGCAGCTCGGTACAACACCATCATACAGCATGAGACAATCCGGGTGGCCGTCTGCAACACCGTCGAAGCCTGCCTCCAGGGCAATTCTCCATGCCCAGCACCTCTGAG GGAAGTCATCTTGAAGTCTTTCCCTGACTTTTACAACACCTACGAGAACGTGGTGAAGAACCATCTGCACTTGTCTGGCTCCCCCATGAAC GATCCGTTTGGCGACAAGAGAGGTGTCTACCAGTTCTCAACGCTGCTGACACGACTGCAGAGCTTAAACGAGCAGATCAAGGAGAAAAACGAAGCTGCCaacaagaaggagaagaaggagaaaaaGAAGTGA